A DNA window from Ostrea edulis chromosome 5, xbOstEdul1.1, whole genome shotgun sequence contains the following coding sequences:
- the LOC125649111 gene encoding uncharacterized protein LOC125649111 isoform X2 → MIHRKCRRNLCVRDLAVDVSHVVWIDTNDVNIDFIQYVGVETTDRYREGRPYKMFLYPGGSTAILSINMPNIKLAREVKVTLNHCKTNCNGVIDVLVNDSELVRGYTGTRWDNFGEQTFNIPLDMLTPGTNMVTIRLNEESRGVYWLSDLKIETVMK, encoded by the exons ATGATTCACCGGAAATGCCGCCGAAATCTTTGTGTCCGGGACTTAGCGGTGG ATGTTAGTCATGTTGTTTGGATAGATACAAATGACGTAAATATAGACTTCATTCAGTATGTCGGAGTGGAAACTACAGATCGTTATCGGGAAGGGAGGCCTTATAAAATGTTCCTTTACCCAGGAGGGAGTACCGCCATCCTCTCCATCAACATGCCAAACATAAAACTCGCCCgagaagtgaaagtcacattGAACCACTGTAAAACAAATTGTAACGGTGTGATTGACGTGCTGGTGAACGACAGCGAGCTTGTGAGAGGGTATACCGGAACAAGGTGGGACAATTTTGGTGAACAGACCTTCAATATTCCACTGGATATGTTAACACCTGGAACGAACATGGTGACTATCAGATTAAACGAAGAAAGCAGGGGCGTCTATTGGTTGTCCGATTTAAAAATAGAGACAGTCATGAAGTGA
- the LOC125649111 gene encoding uncharacterized protein LOC125649111 isoform X1 yields MNMHGHVGHFKILVGKFGEDHFCLIEMSWATSTVQRRKRRRQDDSPEMPPKSLCPGLSDVSHVVWIDTNDVNIDFIQYVGVETTDRYREGRPYKMFLYPGGSTAILSINMPNIKLAREVKVTLNHCKTNCNGVIDVLVNDSELVRGYTGTRWDNFGEQTFNIPLDMLTPGTNMVTIRLNEESRGVYWLSDLKIETVMK; encoded by the exons ATGAACATGCACGGACATGTCGGTCATTTCAAAATACTGGTGGGAAAGTTCGGCGAGGATCATTTTTGTCTGATAGAGATGTCTTGGGCTACGAGTACCGTGCAGAGGAGAAAAAGGCGAAGACAAGATGATTCACCGGAAATGCCGCCGAAATCTTTGTGTCCGGGACTTAGCG ATGTTAGTCATGTTGTTTGGATAGATACAAATGACGTAAATATAGACTTCATTCAGTATGTCGGAGTGGAAACTACAGATCGTTATCGGGAAGGGAGGCCTTATAAAATGTTCCTTTACCCAGGAGGGAGTACCGCCATCCTCTCCATCAACATGCCAAACATAAAACTCGCCCgagaagtgaaagtcacattGAACCACTGTAAAACAAATTGTAACGGTGTGATTGACGTGCTGGTGAACGACAGCGAGCTTGTGAGAGGGTATACCGGAACAAGGTGGGACAATTTTGGTGAACAGACCTTCAATATTCCACTGGATATGTTAACACCTGGAACGAACATGGTGACTATCAGATTAAACGAAGAAAGCAGGGGCGTCTATTGGTTGTCCGATTTAAAAATAGAGACAGTCATGAAGTGA
- the LOC125649109 gene encoding ankyrin repeat domain-containing protein 50-like produces the protein MPWKWGKISDLDLEMEVKRCYRSLLEAQETNDNCVRAHENVGRAMEDKTDKENPFPGKWRFLKPRDIYQASELMEEKYYHKELPKSENPICFTSPYRNARFAKFSRPQTVPSYDKVDSSCNKITETNGDVDGDTSYSLPPVKLEDDKSFVSNISTIPDISLTGQLLRPDDDVNHSDVTGKTGLHYASKRGQITAVQQLLQDGAMVNAVDESGKSPLIYAVENGFTAVAKDLIDHGAYVNQKDNNRMTPLRLATEAGKKYLVSVLLKNRASVYILDKDMKAALHYAVEKNYPDIVELLIDSGAPVNQSDGNQRKSLHYAAERGYLSIVELLLKKGASIDSMDRDMLTPVFLAVEKGLEIMSHVLISKGASVNAADRRRRTPLHVAAGSGFINIAMELIANHAGVNNRDDVGRTPVFYAVQNGDVNMVNAFIQNGVQMDTSDIAGKTLLRYAIETQSEAMIYLVSKAELDQCGPKRHVYHRQLLTAIETECEFLGKTVWNHVIDNCLCLSSDVVECRLMTATVNILLDATCTAFSRANRTVLLRTETQLRNNKPENPYIVAHVIALPPARRPTFMGLPVVYKVSEFKAAPLSSLFSNPK, from the exons ATGCCTTGGAAGTGGGGAAAAATCAGCGACCTTGACCTGGAGATGGAAGTCAAACGATGTTACCGGTCGCTATTAGAAGCACAGGAAACAAATGACAACTGCGTGCGTGCGCATGAAAACGTTGGACGAGCGATGGAGGACAAGACAGATAAAGAGAACCCTTTTCCCGGAAAATGGCGCTTTTTAAAACCAA GAGACATCTATCAGGCTAGCGAGTTAATGGAGGAAAAATACTACCATAAAGAATTACCAAAATCTGAAAACCCCATCTGTTTCACTTCGCCATACAGGAACGCCAGATTTGCAAAGTTTTCGCGTCCGCAAACAGTGCCATCTTATGACAAAGTAGACTCGTCATGCAACAAAATTACGGAAACAAATGGCGATGTGGACGGCGACACTTCATATAGCCTACCACCCGTAAAGCTGGAGGACGACAAATCCTTCGTCAGCAACATCTCCACGATCCCCGATATTTCTCTAACGGGTCAACTACTGCGACCCGATGACGATGTAAATCACTCCGATGTAACGGGAAAAACAGGTCTCCATTATGCCTCCAAACGGGGCCAGATCACAGCAGTGCAACAACTTCTTCAAGATGGAGCCATGGTCAATGCTGTTGATGAATCTGGGAAGTCGCCTCTCATTTACGCGGTAGAAAACGGTTTCACTGCAGTTGCCAAGGACTTGATCGATCACGGAGCTTACGTTAACCAAAAAGACAACAACAGGATGACACCACTGAGACTCGCAACGGAGGCTGGAAAGAAATACCTTGTGAGCGTTCTTCTGAAGAATCGTGCCTCGGTTTACATCCTGGATAAGGACATGAAAGCGGCGCTTCATTACGCCGTTGAGAAGAACTACCCGGATATTGTTGAACTGTTGATTGATTCCGGGGCTCCAGTCAATCAGAGTGACGGTAACCAGAGGAAATCCCTGCATTACGCCGCGGAAAGGGGGTACCTATCCATCGTAGAACTCCTCCTCAAGAAGGGAGCTTCCATCGACAGTATGGACCGAGACATGCTGACACCAGTATTTTTGGCTGTAGAGAAAGGACTCGAAATTATGTCACATGTCCTGATTTCCAAAGGAGCCAGTGTGAATGCTGCTGATCGCCGCCGTCGGACACCACTGCATGTTGCCGCAGGAAGTGGATTTATCAACATTGCCATGGAACTGATTGCAAACCACGCCGGAGTCAATAATCGGGATGACGTCGGTCGAACGCCTGTGTTTTATGCTGTCCAAAATGGAGACGTCAATATGGTAAATGCTTTCATACAGAACGGTGTCCAGATGGATACGAGTGATATCGCAGGGAAAACCCTTCTTCGATATGCAATTGAAACCCAAAGCGAGGCTATGATATACTTAGTATCCAAGGCAGAACTTGACCAGTGCGGTCCAAAGCGCCACGTTTATCATCGTCAGCTGCTGACAGCCATTGAAACGGAGTGCGAATTTCTAGGGAAAACCGTTTGGAATCACGTAATTGATAACTGCTTGTGTCTGTCGTCCGATGTCGTGGAATGTCGCCTGATGACAGCCACTGTTAACATCCTTCTGGACGCCACGTGCACGGCCTTCTCGCGAGCCAACCGTACCGTACTTCTGAGAACGGAAACACAACTCAGAAATAACAAGCCCGAGAACCCATATATAGTGGCTCATGTCATCGCTCTTCCCCCAGCCAGACGCCCGACATTTATGGGATTACCCGTTGTGTACAAAGTGTCGGAGTTTAAGGCAGCACCACTTTCTAGTTTATTCAGCAATCCCAAGTGA